Part of the Lutra lutra chromosome 4, mLutLut1.2, whole genome shotgun sequence genome is shown below.
GAAAATTTTCAGATTGCTTGGTCCATTTAGAGACACCCATTAGAGAATTTGCAACTGTCACTTTATAGACCATGCATTATTTACTTTCTTACTTTTATACCcacatttaagaaattttttttagcatCTCAAATAATGCTCTTCCAAAAGCTATTCAACTCTCAGATGTTAAAAAATTTCTGACATAGTGACCccacaattccactcctaagtatatacctaagagaaatgaaaaatatggtcACATAAAAAACTTGTCCATGAATGTTCATAAGAGGATCACTCCTAGTAGCAAAGTGGGGAAACACCCCAAATGTCCAGCAACtcatagataaacaaaatgtgttttatcTACGTGGGACTGGAATGCTATGTGGCAATAAAAAAAACATGAGCGAGGTACTGACATATATATATGaggacatggatgaaccttgaagacattctGCTAAGGAAAGAAAGCTGGTCACAACAACCACacatttgattccatttatatgcaatGTTCAGAATAGGCACATCTATGGAGACAGGAAGTAGACTAGCGATTGCCTGGTTGGGGGGGAGGGCGAGGTTGGGGAAGATGAGAACAgggtgggcggggggtggggaatgaaTGGGTCTGGGGCTTCTTTTGGGGACGtagaaaatgtgttaaaattaGAGTGTGGTGCTGGTTGCACAATCCCATGAATACAATGAAAACCACCGAAGTGTTTAGTTGACCCtcaaacaacatgggtttgaactgtgcatgTCCCTTACGTGcaggtattttttaataaatacagtacagtgctatcaatggattttcttttccttatgatttccttaataacattGCCTTTTCTCtcgcttactttattgtaagaatgcagTCTATAATACGTATAACATACAAACTGTTAATCCAATTTTCGTGTTACactaaggcttctggtcaacagtaggctactagtagttaagttttgggggagttaaAAGTTATACGTGGGGTTTGATTGTGCAGAGTGGAGTAGTTGGTGCCCCTAATACCTGTGttattcaagagtcaactgtaagCGGGTGAAATTTAGGgtatattaaataaatcttaacagaGTTGTAAAAAACACCCCAGCATAccaagcataaatatttatattattgtacAGATAGTGACAGTCTTGTGCGGTGATACTTTGCTACACCCTTGCAGAATTTACCATAACACAGGAGGAAGAGTTCTGGACAATGCCATCAGGAGATCTGGATTCTTGTGCTGGGTCTGCCACCTGTGTGCTGGGTGCGTGAGCCAAGGCTAGTTCCTCATGCCTGGACCTTGAGTTCTTTCTGAAGTATGGAAGTGACTTAGAGCTCTGAGCTGTCTTTTGGCTTATGTGTTTGTACAGTAAAGCGTATAAATACTGGGGCAGTTTTGGATCCATGGCTTTACCCCTTACTGTTCGAGTAGAACCAGGGTGGTAAGGTGTTCAGAGGCCACCTGGCTAGCAGTCCTTCCCTGATCGTGTTCAAGTACATCGTGTTACGTAAAGTAGATGTAGAGCAGGGTTTTCAACCTCAACATTATTAGCATGTGAAGCTGGATAATTCTTCCCTTTGGAGGGGTGTCCTGTCCATTGCAGGATTTTAGCAGCAACTCTGACGTCTGCCCACTCAGTAGCATCTCTACCTCAGTCCTGACAATCGAAATTGGTTCCAGTCTTTGCTACGTGTCACCCAGAGGATAGAGTCATCCCCCCATTGAAAACTCCTGGTGTAGAAGATGCTAGAATAACAATATGAAAATAACTAAAAGGATATGCTCTCTACCTATGAAGAACTAGTAAGTTAATGTATATGCGAAAAATATCATTTGGGGAGGTCTTTGATTTTTCAGATGatcaggagaagaggaaggaagaccttttgttttgttttgctgccaTTTACTGTGTTTATTAAAGTCACATTTAATCTATGGTAGTCATGGAttggagaaaggcagagaaggatTAGTTAAGCTGTCAGATCCTTTTTAGAATGAGAAAGGGTGTCAGTAAATatatacagacattaaaaaacaaaacaaaacaaaaacccaagaaggatgcctgggcggctcagatggttaagcgtctgccttctgctcagtcatgatcccagggtcctggattgagtcccgcatcaggctctctgctcagtggagagcctgcttctccctctctctctgtctctcatgaataaataaataaaatctcaaaaaaaaaaaaataagaaaaaaagtctaagaaGAGGGTGTAGGAGTTGAGGGCAAAAGAACTGGGAGGAGCCTCCATTTacttcttggttctttccatgtAAGATGTAGTCTATCCTAGATGTGTTCTCCCCCATATCTCCTGTTCAAAGCTCAAAGCTGTGGATTTGGTGGTAAGTTCTTTCTCTGGAGAAAGAATAGAAGAAAGCTAGAAACTGAAATCCAGACAGCCAGTGAAGTCATCGTTATTCTCCAGACTGATCTGAAACTATTTCTAGCAGGCCTACTGTGGAGTTCCAAACTTCACCTGTTCTCAAAGTATAGACTTGCTGCTTGCCCTGCGGTCTCTGAAGTTCTCGCTCTTCTTGCTTTTCTGAACAGACTAAAAATTTTACATGATTGTATTGGGTTGCATTATTTAGTAAATATCATAAGAAATATTTATGCTGTGTTTCTAAAGATAAATTACTCATATCTCCCAACACATTTTTTGATATAGGTAAAACAGGGATTAGGAGTTATCTGAAAGAGGAAATTTCTATGATGGTCAATGGGGCTAAATCCTACTTAAAAGTATAGGTTAAAGTAAAATACTCATGTGTGTCTTCGACAATATCTATAGTAGggtatataattatgtaattatatataaatataattacataattatatttatagtaGGCTATAGTAattaatttcattactttttctaCACTAGTGTTGCCAGATAGTTACCCATGTCTGCTTTAGAAACTAGAAACACCTTTGTGTAAGTTTTGCAATATGCTATTCCTACTCGGCtatagaaaatgaacacaaagaTCTTAATCAGGGtatattttaatgcaatttttgGGTATTCTTTGCTCTGAGTGTTTATAGCTAGCCATTTTTATGCAGAactgaaaatatgttttatgaGACCTGCTTTTGATTCAATATATTAGAAGAATTTTTAAGGCCTTTGAACTAAGATTATTAATTCATAATGGTTTTTTCTTGGTTGATTACATTAACAGTATATGTTGTTTTAGTAAGAGGGTATATGCAATGAAAAATATAGTATTCTACAGCATTAAATTACTGTCCTTGAAAAATGATCATAATAAGCTGAGGTTACTtcaaatataattcattttattcatatCTTGAGGGAGGCCATGATTAAAGGAGAAAcacaaaattgcttttttttttttaaagatttatttatttatttatttatttgacagagatcacaagtaggcagagagagagagagagagaggaggaggaggcaggcttcccgctgagcagagagcccgatgcggggctcaatcccaggatcctgggatcatgacctgagccgaaggcagaggctttaacccactgagccatccaggcgcccccaaaattgcTTTTCTTAACAGAACATGCCGCAGAGAAAGTCCAGGAGAGAATATTCTTTGAAAACTCTCTGAAAAGGTTACTACAAGGTAACATTGCTTTCCAAATCTGGACTATTGCAAAGTGAGAGCTGCTGAATGACAATGACCATCCCTTGATCTTATACATAAGCTTTTCTTTGCATTGCACAGGCCTCAATGCACTCTCCAAGCATGGAGCCGATGCCCCTAGCCCTGTCAGAATTCTCCATTCCCCATTCTCATACACTTCAAAGGGAGATGTTAAAGGCATGGTCCATATGGTCTCTCTATGTCCTTGCTGAACTGTATATGGAGAAATCATTTCTACAATTGCAAAACACTCCTTACCACATGAAACATGATCACAGGAGTGGGATTGTTACTTGAATTCCACCACTGCTAACTCTCCTCCATTAAAAACTAAAGGCTGACTGAACATCATTCCGAAATTAAAGTGAGATTTCACTGGGAATCTAATCTGGAGATGAGAAGATTTAGATTACGGTTTTAGGATTGGCTGCGGTACGGTGGTCTGGCTGCACGCGCCCAGTTAAACGACAGAGTGTGGAGTCAAGAGCATAGGCATCCACACACAATGAACTTTTCTAAGGAGATGGCTACAACCAAAACTAAACTGTACAGAAGCAGTGGTGCACAGAACAGAGAGGGTGGCTCAGTGTCATTGGCATACCACTGCTGGGAGGGAGCAGTAAGTAGTTTCCTCCAGCTTTATCACATTTGTCTATATTGTGGAATAAATGAGAGTATTCTTTTATTGTATCatctaagaagagaaaatttttaaagatttttagaatttatttatttgagagagagcacaagctgggaaagaggcagagggagaggcagacaccccactgagcagggagctcaatggggggcttgatcccaggaccctgggatcctgatctgagcctaaggcagttgcttaactgacttaagTTGCTTAACCCAGGCTTCCCTAAGAAGagaaattgtattaaaaatagtaagagaggggcgcctgggtggctcagtgggttaaagcctctgccacagttgaaaatccacatatgacttttgactctcccaaaacttaactaatagcctactattgaccagaacCCTAACCTATAACATAGTTGATGAACACTTATTTtctatgtgtattatatactgtattcttacaataaagtgagtcaGAAAAgtggaaatgttaagaaaatcataagagaggggcgcctgggtggctcagtgggttaagcctctgccttcagctcaggtcatgatctcagggtcctggtcctgggatctagtcccatatcgggctatctgctcagcagggagcctgcttccccctctctctctgcctgcctctctgcctccttgtgatctctctctctctctgtcaaataaataaataaaatcttaaaaaaaaaaaaaaaagaaaatcataagagaaaaatcCACTGATGGTCCTGGGCTtgatttactgaaaaaaaaatccacatattaaGTGggcccatgcagttcaaactgTGCTGTTCAAAGTCCTACTGTATACGTTTATCAGAACATCaggttgtacactttaaatagacACCATTCTTACGTCACTGATAGTAAAGCTGTTTAAAGAATTAGTGCAGTACTAAGAGAAAGGTAACCCCATTTGAAAAGATTGTCCTCGGTCCAAATTCTTCATGTTAAAATGAGGGCAGATTTTAGAAATACACTGCTAATTCTTCTGGCTTGTGTGTAGATGAGCTGCAGTCCACAACCTCGAAAGCAAGCAGGCCCAGAAGGGCAGGTCTAGTCACTGccacttttcatttttcccttaggCCAAGTTGCTCTACCAAAGAGGCAGGGAGAACTGAATTCAAATCAACTCAAATAAGATTTACCGCTGTGCTccttgaaaaagcaaaaccaaaaacgtGGTAACTAGGAAGAGTGCTGATACTGCATTTTATTGCCGTTTCTATTCCAGGTGTTGCCACATCTGCAAACTTCCCGGGCGAGTGATGGGCATTCGTGTGCTTCGCTTCTCTTTGGTCGTCATCCTCGTGCTGCTGCTCGTAGCCGGGGCTTTGACCAGTTTACTTCCAAATATCAAGGAAGACAAGATGCTCACATTGCGCAGGGAAGTAAAATCCCAGGGCAAGTCTGCCCCGGATTCCTTTACTCTAATAATGCAGACGTACAACAGAACAGATCTCTTGCTGAGACTCTTAAATCACTATCAGGCCGTGCCGTATCTGCATAAAGTGATTGTGGTGTGGAACAACGTTGGGGAGAAGGGACCAGATGAGTTATGGAACTCTCTAGGGCCTCACCCTGTCCCTGTGATCTTCAAACTGCAGACAACAAACAGGATGAGAAATCGACTCCAGGTCTTTCCTGAACTGGAAACCAATGGTGAGTTGCTGCTGGGGTCCTAGCCGGCCTGGGCTGCGCTCCCCAGAACAGGGGGGCAGGTGTGTGGCTTTCCGGCCTTCTGCTTGTCCTGACCATGtggagaaagcagggagagggaatcaAAAGAAAGCACTCTGGAAAACTTAAGGGACAGTTTTCAAGGGGCCAAGCAGCAGTTTCATAGGGAAGAAATCACAGACGTCTTGCAATGGTGGCAAAGAGGTCAACATGAATGAGATCTAATTACATATTACTGTTTCCCAGAAAGTTGTAAAATGCCGTTCAGCTTacacttaatgtattttttttttttttttgccacctcccttttccttccatccAGAGCAGTTTCAGGAGCATGGTAATTTGCTTAAAAGACgttcagttttatttgtttataggtTCATTTGTTTCTAGGGTAATGGATGAGAGTTGCATGATAGTTTTCTCCTCAGGCAATTACTAATATCAATTACAATTCAAATAAGCACTTTTTCTGCTAGACAAATCTCTCCAGGAGTACATTTCTTGTTTACTAATTTTGTTCAGGAAATTATTCATTTGAATGATCTATCTAGGCACCATTGTTCATTActagttttgttttcagttccAAACtgttgtatataaattttttttccttttgttgcagCGGTGTTAATGGTAGACGATGACACGCTAATTAGCGCCCAAGACCTTGTCTTTGCTTTCTCAGTTTGGCAGGTAATATTGCTCTGTCCTTTATAACTTCATCAGTATAAAGTTTTCTCTAGCGTTTAGTCGGGCAGCGTGCTTTATTGTGGGAGTCATCTCAATCAGTGTAGACAGGATTTATCTTAGAGACAGATACATTTGTTGCATGGTAATCAACATGTCTCGTGTTCATTTAAGCCAGCCTGCAAGTTATGGTATCTTTTATCTATATTCGATTTATATTTGATATGGGGGAGAAGAGCTAGAGCTACCTTCCAGAGAACAATGAGGAAATGATCTGGTATAGCAAAGACTAGAGTCtagagatatttttctttaaggcCACAGATCTGTGTCTCAAATGAGAAGTATATTTCTACACAGAAGTATTAATATTGTATAtaacttcctttaaaataatgcatttattaCACCCACAAAATTTAATCCTAATGCTGGGACAACTTTTTAGGaattagtaatagtaataattcCACATGCATCATTGTGGtggtagtttatttatttatttatttatttttatttttttcccctaaatcctAGCTGGATTAAACAGGCATAAATTGTTCGCTATTCTATGAACACAATTCTTTGCTACTGAGTATGTGTTAATTAATAGTAGTTGGCTTTTACAAGTTGCAGAAACCAGGACTGCACACCAGTTTTCTGAAGATATGTCAAATAAACACTGTGCTACCCAATAAATGGTCTAATTTGTGCTACAGTAACCCTCCTTAATTAGTTACATAGGATATAAGAACATTAGATATTAATGGTAGGTGGTCATAGTACTCAGCAGATACCAGCATTCTCAAAACTTTAGTTTCTAACTTTATGCCAAGATCAAAAAGTTTTTTCCCCCCCAATAGCAGTTTTTCCAACCCTATAAATAAAGCTTCTTAGGCAAAAAATTCTAATGTAACATTCCAGCCGTGAAATTTCTATTTCaggtaaaaaaatcaatttacctTAAATGTCAGGGATGGGCGGGGTGGGGAATAAAAGAACTGTGTTTAATTAGAAAATCCAAGTAATATGGATAAATATGACTTTGGGGTTTTATTCATAGAAGAATAAACAAGAACAGTTTCAATCCATTGCCCAAGGTAACCTGATTCCTAAAGTTCACTCCCATCAGTACGTGGCATATGGAATGATTCGGGGAATAGAGGCGGGCAAGGCTGGAGTGGACATCTAGCGTGCCTTTGCGCTCACTGGTTACCACTAATTTGTGCTATGACTTTTCCTCCTTTGAACCTGTGAACCTGTGGAACAAGTTTCACCCTCCTAGATGATGTCAATGGCACTTCCTCTCTGAAGCCCCCGACACTTTATCCTTGACTCCCTGCCCATTCCCTTTGCCTCCCAGAAACACAGCTGTCACCCTGTCCTCAGTGGTTCCAACAAGCTCACCCAACTGTGCATACAACCATCTCACACTATGGGAATTCCTTATCCACACAGCTGGATCATACCCTCTCCAGATGATGACTTTTTTGGAAAGGGATTTAACCcagcctggtgtgtgtgtgtgtgtgtgtgtgtgtgtccctagTTTAATGTCTGTTCAGTAAATAAGTGAAACACAAATTACTTATGAGATTGAACTAAACCTTTTAACTctataaattcttcttttctgtaaTTTACTGGTTTTCTCTTGTTTACTgggttttgtttcagttttagttACTCTCATCttaattttatggttttactACTATCCTTTCTTCAAAGATTCTGAGAACgtctcattatatatatatatatatatatatatatatatatatattttttttttttttttttttttttttactggtatctttaaaaaggaaacatccaggctgaaaagggagaaaaatataacATTGTTTAAGATCAACAGTGACTTTCAGGAATATTGAAATCAACATGGAAAAACAGTAGAATCCTACCTGTAGATTCACAATTTTATATGCTCCTAAGAGATTGAAAcaggttttcaaaataatttacctTATCTCCCATATTAAATAGCATTCATATAGTCAGcttcttttaaagcaaatttgGAAGAACCAGACTCTTTGGTGACTAGAttttattaatatcagaaaacgTTTGAATTTAGAGAACATTTGTAAGTTTAGAAATTTTGTTAGCAATTTGGGTTGCGATGGAATTTTGACCTGCAAATGTATCAGGGCACAGGTTTATGGAGTCGCCCAGAGTTATATGAAATTGAGATGCAGAagtcaagaataaaataaagttggTATATCAGTTTAATTCTCTCTGTAATAAATCATTGCCTTTCTCACCATGTCTGCTCTCAAGAAATGCCACCCTTAATTGTTCTTTTTCCACCTTTTCAGCAATTTCCTGATCAAATTGTAGGATTTGTTCCTAGAAAGCATGTCTCTACATCATCAGGTGTCTACAGTTATGGAGGGTTTGAACTGCAAACACCAGGGTTTGGAAATGGCGACCAGTACTCTATGGTGCTGATTGGAGCCTCCTTCTTCAATAGCAAATACCTTGACCTGTTTCAGAGGCAACCAGCTGCTGTTCATGCCTTGATAGATGAAATCCAGAACTGTGATGATATTGCCATGAATTTTATCATTGCCAAGAACACCGGGAAGACTTCAGGGGTATTTGTGAAACCTGTAAACATGGGCAATTTAGAAAAAGAGTCTAACGGTGGCTATCCTGGAATGTGGCATCGAGCTGAGCACTTTCTGCAGAGGTCTTACTGTATAAATAAGCTTGTTAGTATCTACAACAGCATGCCCTTAAAATACTCCAACATCATGATTTCTCAGTTTGGTTTTCCCTATGCCAAccacaaaagtaaaatatgaaactcaaacaaaaacaaacctccaAACTGCTTAGTATTTGAGTAGCTTCTCTCTGCTGGATTGGTGTTTTGTTTCGTTTGGggggggggttttgttttgttttgttttaagcaacATCATGAAATTTTATCTACTACAGAAAGtctctgcaaaggaaaaaaatgtaccgTGCTTCTAGGACATAAAATTCCCAGGAACTTCAAAAACCAAGAAGCTGGTACTCTCAAGATAGATCTTTTTGCAAGGAATTTTCATCCCCGGATAGAATTCCTTGGTCAGCAATTTTATTGTTTACATTCTGAGACTGTTCTCCAATTTCTTTGACTCCTGGCATTTGCCTTAAGGACCCATAGCAAGTTGTCTCCAGGATCAGAAACTCCAGAAAAGCATTTCTCCACTTTCCCCTGAAGGATGATTGTTTTCATCTGAAGCCTGAAATGCACCGGCATAGAGAAAAGCCATGTGAAGGTAAAATAGTCTCAATCCCATATAATAACAAGTGGAAAACTCATGACTCTCAGTGCTTTCATTGTGGTCTTTGCAAGCAGCCCTTTTCAGCACTAACTCTGCCGGCATGGTTTTGATGCAACCATCAGGGCTTTGATTTCGTTGATAAGTCCATTGTGACTGGAAGAGTTCATTTTAGTAGCTGAAGGATGTCTAGCTGTTTGCTTGATTTTTGTGAATATTTACCGCATGCATCACAAAAAAGTGCAGCCTGTGTTTCTTATGTGCAACTTCTATGCAGCAAGGAGCAAATGTGTTACCAGATTCAGGTAGTGCATTTTGTCCCTGAATCTGACCATGAGAGTGTACATTAAttcttatatttcacataaaCTGTGTGTTGTTTAAGAAACTTAAAATCTTCTGAAAGAACGATTAGGAACTGACGAAAGTTACAATCCATAGTATCAAAAGATCTTTATTGTTAGGCATAGGTTTCCTCATGGGTACTAAAGAGTTATGTGTATTATACACAAAGGTAATCTCTCGTATTCAGAGCTActgctgctccccccccccccaaaaaaaagactCAAGGCATTCATCATGATGATATTTTGAttacatacaggaaaaaaataactgaatcgTAACAGAGGAATTTTATAGGGAGTCTGCGTCGGTAAATTAACTCGCTCACTCTGTGAATTAGTATCTGTGTTCCACATGGTGTCTGCGTTTTGTCCTTGTTCACACCAGTAGCAAGGAATACTTAATTAAGCCCATCTACTAccttctcctcttcattttcccTCTTGTCCTCCTATAATGTCATTGTATTCTCACATTTGCAAAGCTgtgaaaatattataataatcatGGTTAATGTTCCAACAATGAGGTCTCGAGGTCTCTGTGCAGTTAGTGTAGTATATGTTCTTTCTTTACGTTGGCATGTGTATGTGTCTTAATGCAGTCAGATAAAGCCAGTAGAACCCAGAACCTCACTAAAAACCTATAATGTTCACTATCTGCTTTGGCCAACCTTGGTAGTGATTTTTTGCCTCTTGGAATTCACCTGGGAGATAAATAAACTTCTACCATGCAGATGTTCTCTTAATTAAGCAGACTCACATTTTTGTTGTCCGTATTTTTACAAATTTCTAAATACTCTAATCTATTGCTCAGGGTAAAGCAGAGGCATTGGCTACATTCCCCAGGGGGGAATTCTCCAGTGGGAAAATATTCCCagattttatttcccattttgtaTTCTCAAACTTGTCTTAAGCACCACATAGGTTAATCGTATCATGTTTTCAGACATAGAGCAAATATGATCACAAAGTGAAGTTTGGTCTGTGACACAGAGAACTTTGCATTGTGGCTTTGATTCTACTGAAACTCTTCCTCTGCATGCCTCTTGTTCTTGCTCCAAGTGATCGGGAGAAGAGATGATGCTCAGGTTTGAAACTGCACGAGGAAAGCAATGTAGCTTAGAGGCTAGGTGTGCCAGGGGAGTATCTGGACTCAAATACTTCCTAGATCTCACATTTACTTAACTTCTTGGAGcattggtttcctcatctgcaaaaaaTGCGAGTCCTATCTATGTGGGGGTTTGCTTTAAGAAGTAAagggcagggatgcctgggtggctcagtgggttaagccgctgcctttggcttgggtcatgatctcagggtcctgggatcaagtcccgcatcgggctctcaactcagcagggagcctgcttccctctccctctgcctgcctctctgcctacttgtgatctctgtcaagtaaataaataaaaccttaaaaaaaaaaaaagaagtaaaggggATAACATTTCAACGTAGCACAATGCCTTGCCCATTTTAATGGCCAATAAATGAAAGCCTTTGGGGTAAGTTTTGCTAATAAGTGCAGTTAATTCTACAACTCAGCACCTAGGTATTAGAAAGCCCCTAGGCCCACCAGGTGAGATATTCAAGAAATTATTCCTGTATAACAATGGGCAGAGAACCACGGCAATTTTCaggttattttctttatttcaaatgcTCCTCTTCTTATTCTTAAAACTGTAGCAATTTTGGCTTATTCAGAACagcataaagaagaaatgagaagtgcCCCACCACACTAATAATAGCTAAGCACATGTGTATCTATTCCTCCTGCCTTTCCAaggcaaatattttaatagaatgaTTTATTTGGTATTTCATTGGATAGATAAACTCTGATTTATATAATTAATCCTACTAccattttgtttgatttcttaCTATCAGGACAACATTGGGTAAGTGCCCTTCCTTGCCTTTGAGCACATCTATAATGATTCCTTTATAGTAAGACCAAGAACTTCAATACCTGGACCTATACGTGTGTTTTTAGAGTTTTTGATACATATTGCTATATGCCTCCAGAAGCATTCCTTAGCTGCACTATTAGTATCACATCTGAGGGCACCTGTTTCCCATCGGACTTCCCAACATTgtatatttaaagttttctttcctttttccatgtATAAAATTCGCAAAGGTGGCAGGATCTGGAAGGACTTTGGCTGTGTCTAGAACTCTGTTAAGAAGGCTGAAAAACAGGAAACCCAACTGTCAAAAGATTCAAAGGCAGTGTAAGCTTTAGGAAGCTTTTGAAGTGCTTCTAGAAACTCTTTGTTCCAGGCTTGAAATATAGGCAATGAACTGCTGACCCTTTGCTTGTCCCAGCAATAACAAaattggggggcagggggcgcctggctggctcagtcggttaagcgttcaactcttggtttccactcaggtcatgatctcatgg
Proteins encoded:
- the EXTL2 gene encoding exostosin-like 2 isoform X1; this encodes MRCCHICKLPGRVMGIRVLRFSLVVILVLLLVAGALTSLLPNIKEDKMLTLRREVKSQGKSAPDSFTLIMQTYNRTDLLLRLLNHYQAVPYLHKVIVVWNNVGEKGPDELWNSLGPHPVPVIFKLQTTNRMRNRLQVFPELETNAVLMVDDDTLISAQDLVFAFSVWQQFPDQIVGFVPRKHVSTSSGVYSYGGFELQTPGFGNGDQYSMVLIGASFFNSKYLDLFQRQPAAVHALIDEIQNCDDIAMNFIIAKNTGKTSGVFVKPVNMGNLEKESNGGYPGMWHRAEHFLQRSYCINKLVSIYNSMPLKYSNIMISQFGFPYANHKSKI
- the EXTL2 gene encoding exostosin-like 2 isoform X2 yields the protein MGIRVLRFSLVVILVLLLVAGALTSLLPNIKEDKMLTLRREVKSQGKSAPDSFTLIMQTYNRTDLLLRLLNHYQAVPYLHKVIVVWNNVGEKGPDELWNSLGPHPVPVIFKLQTTNRMRNRLQVFPELETNAVLMVDDDTLISAQDLVFAFSVWQQFPDQIVGFVPRKHVSTSSGVYSYGGFELQTPGFGNGDQYSMVLIGASFFNSKYLDLFQRQPAAVHALIDEIQNCDDIAMNFIIAKNTGKTSGVFVKPVNMGNLEKESNGGYPGMWHRAEHFLQRSYCINKLVSIYNSMPLKYSNIMISQFGFPYANHKSKI